The proteins below are encoded in one region of Ciconia boyciana chromosome 31, ASM3463844v1, whole genome shotgun sequence:
- the WDR83OS gene encoding PAT complex subunit Asterix, whose amino-acid sequence MADPRRPARVARYKPPATETNPALEDPTPDYMNLLGMVFSMCGLMLKLKWCAWIAVYCSFISFANSRSSEDTKQMMSSFMLSISAVVMSYLQNPQPMSPPW is encoded by the exons ATGGCGGACCCGCGGCGACCGGCGCGGGTGGCCAG GTACAAGCCGCCGGCCACCGAGACCAACCCGGCgctggaggaccccacgcccGACTACATGAACCTGCTGGGGATGGTCTTCAGCATGTGCGGGCTCATGCTCAAG CTGAAGTGGTGTGCCTGGATCGCCGTCTACTGCTCCTTCATCAGCTTTGCCAACTCCCGCAGCTCTGAGGACACCAAGCAGATGATGAGCAGCTTCAT GCTCTCCATCTCAGCCGTGGTGATGTCCTACCTGCAGAATCCCCAGCCCATGTCCCCGCCCTGGTGA
- the WDR83 gene encoding WD repeat domain-containing protein 83 isoform X1, producing the protein MAFPRPRPARPELPRRRVRTLECGQGAVRAVRFNVDGNYCLTCGSDKTLKLWNPHKGTALRAYQGHGYEVLDATGSFDNSQLCSCGADKTVVLWDVATGQVVRKYRGHAGKVNCVQFNEEATIIVSGSIDSTVRCWDCRSRHPDPVQVLDEAKDGVSSVKVSDHEILSGSVDGRIRRYDLRAGQLYSDYVGTSASARTGSAPWPPASTPPCACWTRRRGSCWASTSPLPMALCPPGGAPPHPVPPGPPPQVHGPPQHGVPAGLRAERAGHPRGQRLRGRQRLLLGPGGGLAGAQPGGGPRRGAVPLLPPHPALPAHRHRGPRPALARGNLPARGGRRHVTQVSGGAGAPLCAPR; encoded by the exons ATGGCCTtcccgcggccgcggcccgcccggcccgAGCTGCCGCGGCGGCGGGTGCGGACGCTGGAGTGCGGGCAGGGCGCCGTGCGGGCCGTCCGCTTCAACG tggACGGGAACTACTGCCTGACCTGCGGCAGCGACAAGACCCTGAAGCTCTGGAACCCGCACAAGGGCACGGCGCTGCGCGCCTACCAGGGGCACGGCTACGAGGTGCTGGACGCCACCGG ctccttcgacaacagccagctctgctcctgcggCGCCGACAAGACCGTGGTGCTGTGGGACGTGGCCACCGGACAAGTGGTCCGCAAGTACCGGGGACACGCGGGG AAGGTGAACTGCGTCCAGTTCAATGAGGAGGCCACCATCATCGTGTCCG GCTCCATCGACTCCACCGTCCGGTGCTGGGACTGCCGCTCCCGCCACCCCGACCCCGTCCAGGTCCTGGATGAGGCCAAGGACGGCGTCTCCAGCGTGAAGGTCTCCGACCACGAGATCCTCTCGGG CTCCGTGGACGGTCGCATCCGGCGCTACGACCTGCGCGCCGGCCAGCTCTACTCCGACTACGTAGGGA CGTCTGCTTCAGCAAGGACGGGCAGTGCGCCCTGGCCGCCAGCCTCGACTCCACCCTGCGCCTGCTGGACAAGGAGACGGGGGAGCTGCTGGGCGAGTACGAGCCCCCTCCCCATGGCCCTGTgcccccccgggggggccccgccTCACCCCGTCCCCCCGGGACCTCCCCCGCAGGTACACGGGCCACCGCAGCACGGCGTACCGGCTGGACTGCGTGCTGAGCGAGCAGGACACCCACGTGGGCAGCGCCTCCGAGGACGGCAACGTCTACTTCTGGGACCTGGTGGAG ggcTCGCTGGCGCTCAGCCTGGCGGTGGGCCGCGGCGTGGTGCAGTCCCTCTCCTTCcaccccaccctgccctgcctgctcacCGCCACCGAGGGCCACGTCCAGCTCTGGCGCGAGGAAACCTTCCAGCCCGAGGGGGACGCCGCCACGTGACCCAGGTTTCGGGGGGCGCCGGGGCGCCCCTCTGCGCCCCCCGGTAA
- the WDR83 gene encoding WD repeat domain-containing protein 83 isoform X2, translated as MAFPRPRPARPELPRRRVRTLECGQGAVRAVRFNVDGNYCLTCGSDKTLKLWNPHKGTALRAYQGHGYEVLDATGSFDNSQLCSCGADKTVVLWDVATGQVVRKYRGHAGKVNCVQFNEEATIIVSGSIDSTVRCWDCRSRHPDPVQVLDEAKDGVSSVKVSDHEILSGSVDGRIRRYDLRAGQLYSDYVGSPITSVCFSKDGQCALAASLDSTLRLLDKETGELLGEYTGHRSTAYRLDCVLSEQDTHVGSASEDGNVYFWDLVEGSLALSLAVGRGVVQSLSFHPTLPCLLTATEGHVQLWREETFQPEGDAAT; from the exons ATGGCCTtcccgcggccgcggcccgcccggcccgAGCTGCCGCGGCGGCGGGTGCGGACGCTGGAGTGCGGGCAGGGCGCCGTGCGGGCCGTCCGCTTCAACG tggACGGGAACTACTGCCTGACCTGCGGCAGCGACAAGACCCTGAAGCTCTGGAACCCGCACAAGGGCACGGCGCTGCGCGCCTACCAGGGGCACGGCTACGAGGTGCTGGACGCCACCGG ctccttcgacaacagccagctctgctcctgcggCGCCGACAAGACCGTGGTGCTGTGGGACGTGGCCACCGGACAAGTGGTCCGCAAGTACCGGGGACACGCGGGG AAGGTGAACTGCGTCCAGTTCAATGAGGAGGCCACCATCATCGTGTCCG GCTCCATCGACTCCACCGTCCGGTGCTGGGACTGCCGCTCCCGCCACCCCGACCCCGTCCAGGTCCTGGATGAGGCCAAGGACGGCGTCTCCAGCGTGAAGGTCTCCGACCACGAGATCCTCTCGGG CTCCGTGGACGGTCGCATCCGGCGCTACGACCTGCGCGCCGGCCAGCTCTACTCCGACTACGTAGGGA GCCCCATCACCAGCGTCTGCTTCAGCAAGGACGGGCAGTGCGCCCTGGCCGCCAGCCTCGACTCCACCCTGCGCCTGCTGGACAAGGAGACGGGGGAGCTGCTGGGCGA GTACACGGGCCACCGCAGCACGGCGTACCGGCTGGACTGCGTGCTGAGCGAGCAGGACACCCACGTGGGCAGCGCCTCCGAGGACGGCAACGTCTACTTCTGGGACCTGGTGGAG ggcTCGCTGGCGCTCAGCCTGGCGGTGGGCCGCGGCGTGGTGCAGTCCCTCTCCTTCcaccccaccctgccctgcctgctcacCGCCACCGAGGGCCACGTCCAGCTCTGGCGCGAGGAAACCTTCCAGCCCGAGGGGGACGCCGCCACGTGA